The genomic segment ATGAGCGAGCTGGAGACGCTACCCATCCGCGAGCTCGCCGGACTGGTCGCCGACCGTGCGCTCTCGGCGGTGGAAGTCACCAACCATTTCCTCGCCCGCATGGCCACCCTCGACGGCGCGTTGGCCGGCTTCAACCTGCCGACGCCCGAAGCGGCCCGGACGGCGGCGGCCGCCCTCGATGCGCGCCTTTCTTCGGGCGACGCTGCAGGCCCGCTCGCCGGTGTCCCGCTGTCCGTCAAGGACGTCGCCGATGTCTCCGGGCTTGTCTCGGCCGGTGCGTCGGCATCGCGCGCCGAGTGCCGGGCGCAGGAGGATGCTCTGGCCGTGGCGCGGTTGCGGGCGGCGGACGGCATCCTGCTCGGCAAGGCCAATTGCCACGAACTTGCCTTCGGCGGCCCGTCCTTCGATCTTCCTTTCCCGCCCGCTCGAAATCCTTGGAATCCCGGGTGTTTTCCCGGTGGCTCATCCAGCGGCGCAGGGGTGACGGTCGCGGCGGGGCTCTGCCTCGGTTCGCTCGCCACGGATACGGCCGGCTCCATCCGCCTGCCGGCGACGCTGTGCGGCGTGGTCGGGCTGAAGCCGGGCAGGGGTGTGGTGCCGCTCGAAGGCATCGCCGCGCTCGCACCCTCCATGGACCATGCCGGCCCCGTCGCCCGCACGGCCGACGATGCGCGCATCCTCTTCGATGTAATGACGGGCCGCGCCCCAACCCCCGCCTTCACCGGCGACCTGAAAGGCCGCCGCATAGGCATTCCGCCTGATGACTGGGGCGTGGGTGCGCTCATGCATGCCGACGTGCGGGCCGGTTTGGAGGCCACACTTGCGACGGCCCGGTCGGAGGGTGCCGAGATCGTCAGGCTCGACCTGCCACCGCTCGATGCCTTCCATGCACCGGGCACGATCATCATGATGGCGGAGGTAGCGCGCGAACATGGTGCGGCCGTGCGCGCCGGGTGGGATCGGTTCGGTGCGATCTTCCGGGTCCGCGCCCTCGTCGGCGAAGGCATTTCGCCGGACGACTACCGCATGGCGGAGCGCCTGCGAGCCGTCTTGACCGCGCGTCTCGTCGCGGCGCTGGCGAAGGTGGACGCGCTTCTCGTGCCCGGCGCGCTTTCGCCTGCCGGGCCGCTGGCGGATGTCGATCCCTTCTATTTCATGAAGGACCCGATACCCAACATCGTCGCGAATTTTACGGGCCTGCCGGCCCTTGCCTTTCCCGCCGGCCTTGCTGCGGACGGCATGCCGGTCGGCGTCCAGATCATCGGCAAGCCCGGTACGGAGCACCGGCTGCTCGACATCGCGGAAAGCTTCGAGCACGCCGATCCGGAACGATTTGCCGCGCGCCCGCCACCGGGACAAGCCTGAAACCATTCGACGCATCGCAAAACAAAGGGGAACAGAACAATGAACCGAACCGCAAAGCACCTGACCGCCGGGCTTTTCGCCCTGCTCGCCTCCACCGTCCTGCCGGCCGCCGCCTGGGCGCAATCCATCACGATCGCCATTGGCTCCGAGCCGTCGACGCTCGATCCGCAGTTGCGCGACGACGGTGGCGAGCGGCAAGTCAACGACAACATCTACGAGACGCTGGTTGCCCGCACGCCGACGGGTGAGCTCACGCCGGGCCTTGCCGCCGAAGCGCCGAGCCAGGTCGATGCGACGACCTGGCAGTTCAAGCTGCGCGAGAACGTGAAGTTCCACAATGGCGAGCCCCTCAACGCGGATGCGGTCGTCGCCTCTGTGGCGCGCGTCATCGATCCTGCCAACAAATCCGAGCAGATGGCCTATTTCGGTACGATCGACCGGGCCGAGAAGGTCGATGACCTCACCGTCAACCTCATCACCAAGGGGCCGGACCCGATCCTGCCCTCGCGCATGTACTGGATGAAGATGATTCCGCCGGGCTATGCCAAGGATGGCGATCTTGCCGGCGCGCCGGTCGGTACCGGCCCCTACAAGTTCGACAGCTGGAACCGCGGCACGGACCTGAAGCTCGTCGCCAATGCGGAATACTGGGGCGGTGAACCGCAGATCGACGACGTCACCTATCGCTTCGTGACCGAGCCCGGCACCCGCCTGTCCGGCCTGATGGCCGGCGAATTCGACGTCATCACCAACCTCCTGCCGGAATTTACCCAGCAGGTGCCGAAATTTGCGGCCGTGCCGGGGCTGGAGACCTCCGTCTTCGTGCTCGGCACCGACAACGAGGTGACCAAGGACCCGAAGGTGCGCGAGGCGCTCAATCTCGCCATCGACCGCAAGGCGATGGTCGAGAGCCTGTTCATGGGCTATGCGACGATCGCCAAGGGCGCGCATATCAATCCGGCCGCCTTCGGCTTCAACGAGAAGCTGGACAATTATGCCTATGACATCGAGAAGGCCCGCGCGCTGATCAAGGAAGCGGGGGCGGAAGGCAAGCCGCTTGTCGTGATCGGCGAATCCGGCCGCTGGCTGAAGGATCGCGAGCAGATCGAGGCAGTTGCCGCTTATTGGGCGCAGACGGGCCTCAACGTGACGACCGACATCCAGGAATTCTCTCGTTACCTCGATAGTCTCATGGGTACCGGGCCGCGGCCGGACGCCATCTTCATCGCGAACTCGAACGAGCTTCTCGATGCCGACCGCGAAATGTCCTTCATCTACCACAAGGACGGTGCGGCCGCCTCCAACTCGGATGCGGAGATGGCCGGCAAGATCGACGCCGCCCGCGTGGAGACAGACGTCGCCAAGCGCAAGGCGCTCTATGACGAGGTGCAGCAGAAGGGCCACGACCTGAATTACACCGTGCCCCTCTTCAACCTTCAGGATATTTACGGCATGTCTGAACGCATGGACTGGAAGCCGCGTGTCGACGCCAAGCTAATGGTCAGCGAGATGAAGGTCGTAGAATAGCAGCCCGGCCGGATCGGGGCCGTCCCGATCCGGCTGCGCCAGGCAATTCCGGCAATGGGCACAAGCAACCTTGCAAGCGAATTGCTCGAGGCCCAAGGGACGGGGCGCTTTCGCAGCACGCACATAGCGGAAAGGCTCCAGAAGGACTGTAATGCTCGAATTCATTCTCCGTCGGCTGTTCCAGGGTTTCCTCGTCGTCTTCGGTGTGACGGCGACGGTCTTCGTCGTCACACGGTTGGCGGGCGATCCGGTTGCGCTCATGCTGCCGCTCAGCGCAACGGATGCCCAGCGCGCGGCCTTCGCCCATGAGATCGGCCTCGACCAGCCGATCGCCACGCAGTTCCTGCGTTTCGTCGGCGACATCGCGACGCTTGATTTCGGCAACAGCCTCTGGCAACGGCGCCCGGCGATCGAGGTTGTCTTCGAGCGCCTGCCGAACACGCTGATGCTGATCGGGGCCGGCCTTGGCGGAGCAGTGCTCCTGTCCATTCCGCTGGGCGCGATCGCGGCGCTGCGGCCGGGTGGCGTCGTCGACCGGCTGACCATGTCGGTGGGGCTGCTCGGCCTTGCCATGCCACAGTTCTGGCTCGGCCTCGTCGCCATCATGATCTTCGCCGTCACGCTGCGCTGGCTGCCGACCTCGGGCATGGGAAGTGTGGCCCATCTCGTACTGCCGGCCTTCACCCTCATGCTCACCCCGCTCGCCCGCTTCACCATGATGGTGCGCGCGGCGATGATCGACGAACTGAACAAGCCCTATGTGAAGACGGCGCGCGCCAAGGGGCTGGGCCTTGCCCGCATCCTGCGCGTCCACACGCTGCGCAACATCCTCGTTCCGTTCCTGTCCATTTCGGGCTGGGAGCTGATCTCGACCCTGTCGGGCTATACGGTGGTCGTGGAAGCGGTCTTCGCCTGGCCGGGGCTGGGTCTGACAGCCGTGCAGGCCATCCAGCGCGGCGATCTCTTCCTGATGCAGGCGATCGTCTTCGTCATCGCCTTCCTGATCGTGCTGATCGGCATCGCGCTCGACATCCTGTCGAAGGCGGTCGATCCGAGAATAGAACTGAACTGATGACCGCTCCCGCTTCCAGCGCCTCCCAATCCTTTGCCGTCCCGCGCGGCACGCTTTCGGAACTGTTGCACGACAAAGCCGCGGCGATCGGCCTCGTTTTCATCGTGCTCATCGTCTTCGCCGCCCTCTTCGCACCGCTGATCGCGCCCTACGAGCCGGCCGCGCAATCGCTGACCGCGCGCCTCAAGCCGCCGGTCTGGATGGCCAAAGGCAGTTGGGAGCATATCCTCGGCACGGACAATCTCGGCCGCGACGTGTTTTCGCGCATTCTCTGGGGCGCCCGCGCAACGCTTCTCATCGGCGCCGTCACCTGTCTCCTGGCAGGCACCATAGGCACGGTCGTCGGCCTCTTTGCAGGGTTTCTCGGCGGGCGCACGGATTCGGTGCTGATGCGGCTCGTCGACATCCAGGTGAGCTTTCCGGGCATCCTCCTTATCCTGCTCGTCGTGGCCGTGCTGGGGCCCGGCGTCTGGACGCTGATCGCGGTCCTGTCGGTCACCAACTGGATGGTCTATGCGCGCCTCGTGCGCGGCATCGTCTCCTCGACGCGCCAGACCCCTTATGTGGAAGCGGCCGAGGTGATCGGCTGTCGGCCGGGGCGGGTGATCTTCCGGCATATCCTGCCCAATCTCGTTTCGCCTCTCCTGACGCTGGCCATCCTCGAATTCACCAACATCGTGCTGGCGGAGGCGGCCGTGTCCTTCCTCGGCTTCGGCGTGCAGCCGCCGGCCACCTCATGGGGCCTCGATGTCGCCTCGGGGCGCGACTACCTCTTCGTCGCCTGGTGGCTCGTCACCTTCCCGGGCCTTGCGATCGTTGCGACGGTGCTGTCGATCAACCTCTTTGCCAACTGGCTGCGCGTCACCACCGATCCGGAGGAGCGCGAGAAGCGTTTCGCGCGGGCCGAGGCCGCCCGCCGGCGACGCGGGCGGAAGGGAGCCAGCGCATGAGCGGGCCCCTTCTCGAGATCGATGACCTTCATGTGGATTTCGACACGCGCGCCGGCACGGTCAAGGCACTGCGCGGCGTCTCGCTGTCCATCGCGCCGGGGGAAACGCTCGGCATAGTCGGTGAATCCGGCTCCGGCAAGAGCGTCACCGCCCAGGCCGTGATGGGGCTCATCGACGTGCCGGGGCGCATTTCGGGCGGCGAGGTTCGCTGGCGTGGCCAAAGCCTTGTCGGCCGAAGCGTCGCCAAGGGCGCGCGCGACATCTGGGGCAAGGACATCACCATGGTGTTCCAGAACCCGATGACCTCGCTGAACCCGCTGATGACCATCGGCGACCAGATCGCGGAGGTGGTGGAAATCCATCTTGGGCTTTCCCGCAAGGCCGCGCGGGCGCGGGCAGCCGAGTTGCTGGCCGCCGTCGGCATCGCCGGGGCCGCACGCAGGCTCGACCAGTATCCGCATGAGTTTTCCGGGGGCATGCGGCAGCGCGTGATGATCGCGATGGGGATCGCCTGCGAACCCAAGCTGCTGGTCGCCGATGAACCGACGACGGCGCTCGACGTGACGATCCAGGCGCAGATCCTGGAGCTGCTTGCGGAACTGCAGGAGAAGATGGGGCTCGCCATCGTGCTGATCACCCACGATCTCGGCATCGTGGCCGGCCTGTGCCATCGCGTGGCGGTCATGTATGCCGGCCAGATCGTCGAGACGGGGCCGGTCGACGACATTTTCGAGGCCCCGTCCCACCCCTATACGCAGGGCCTCATCCGCTCGACGCCGGGCCTGGAGGCCGCGGAGAAAAGACTTATCTCCATCGAGGGCATGCCGCCCGGTTTGCTGCATCCGCCGTCCGGTTGTGCCTTCCTGCCGCGCTGTCCGATCGGCGACGAGGGCTGCCGCGCGCCGCAGGCTCTGCACCCCTTCGGCGCGGGAACGGTCGCCTGCCGCAAGGCCGGCGAACAGGCCTGGAGGGACGCGTGATGACGGCTGGCCCCATCCTTTCCGTGTCAGGTCTTTCCATTGACTACGAGCTTTCCGCCGGCAGCCTTTTCCGCAACCGTCTCGTCGTCAACGCCGTGAACAAGGTCAGCTTCGACATCGCGCCCGGCGAGACGCTGGGTCTCGTCGGCGAATCCGGCTCCGGCAAGACGACCGTCGGCCGGGCGGTCCTGCGCCGCATTCCGGCCGCCGACGGCAGCATCATGTTCGACGGCAGGGATATCACCCACCTTACGGGCGAGGCACTGCGGCGGCTGCGCGCGCGTATGCAGATCGTGCTGCAGGATCCCTATACCTCGCTCAACCCGCGCATGAGGGTGGCCGATATCGTCGCCGAACCGCTCATCGTGCACGGCCTTGCCGCCTCGGCCAGAGAGGCGCGCGCCGTCGTCGCCGATCTCCTGGAGCGCGTCGGCCTGCCGCGGGAGGCCGCGGAACGCTATCCGCATTCGTTTTCCGGTGGCCAGCGCCAGCGCATCGGCATCGCCCGGGCCCTGGCGCTGAAGCCTGCGCTGATCGTCGCCGACGAGCCGGTCTCCGCGCTCGACGTGTCGGTGCGCGCGCAGGTCGTCAATCTCATGCAGGACCTGCAGCGCGACCTCGGCCTTTCCTACCTCTTCATCGCCCATGACCTTGCCGTCGTCAGGCACATCTCGCATCGGGTGGCGATCATGTATGCCGGCCGTATCGTCGAGATGGCGAGGCGCGACGCGATCTACGAACGGCCCATCCACCCGTATACACAGGCCCTGCTCTCCGCCGTCCCGGTCGCCAACCCGAAGCTCCAGCGCGAGCGACGGCGCATCGTCCATCCCGGGGAATCTGTCGACATGGTCAATCCGCCGTCCGGTTGCCGCTTCCATCCGCGCTGCCCATTGGCGAGCGACCGTTGCCGGCAGGAGGAGCCACCGCTGACCCCGAAGGCCGGGGAACACCTTGTTGCCTGCTGGAACAGTAACCCATGACCGATCTTCTCTTCAGCCTGCCGGGCCTTGCCGCGGTCATCGTCCTTATCGTCGCCGGCGCGGTTCAAGGCTCGACCGGCTTCGGCTTCAACATGCTGGCGGCGCCGCTGCTTGCCGTCATCGAACCTGCTTTCGTGCCCGGCGCCATGCTGACCATGGCGATGGTGGTGAGCGCGGGCGGCATGCTGCGCGAATGGAACGAGGTCAACCGGAGCGATCTCACCTTTGCGCTCACCGGGCGGCTTCTGGCGGCTGGGGCGGCGGCCTTCTGCCTCGGCCTGCTCTCGCCGGCCGCCTTTTCCGCGGTGTTCGGCTTTGCCGTGCTCTTCGCCGTCGGCCTCAGCCTCATCGGCATGCGCGTCGAGACGACGCGCACCACGCTCTTTGTCGCCGGTGCGATTTCGGGCTTCATGGGCACGCTGACCTCGATCGGCGCTCCCCCCATGGCGATGGTCTACCAGAATGCCGGCGGTGCGCGCATGCGCGCCACGCTCAACGCCTTCTTCGTTGCCGGCAGCATCATCTCCATCATCGCGCTGGTTGTCACCGGAGCCTATGGCTTCGCCGACCTCGTCCTTGCCGCGACCATGCTGCCCTTTGCCTTTGCCGGCTTCCTGCTGTCGGACTGGGGGCGACGGCTCGTCGACCGGGGGCAGGTCAAGACGGTGGTGCTTGTCGTCTCCACGGCCTCGGGTATCGTCCTGCTCGCCCGCGCCTTGCCACAGGGATTGTTTTCATGACGCCTTCGCCCTCCATCCTCATTACCGGCGCCGGCAGCGGCATCGGCGCGGCCATCGCCAGAGCCGTCGCGGTCCCCGGCGCGCGGCTGCTGCTGCATACCGGCCGCAATGCGACGGGCCTGGAGGCGATCGCCGATGAGGCGCGGAGCAAGGGCGCCGTCGTCGTCACCGCGCTCGGCGACCTTGGCGAGAAGGATACGGCGCGTCGGCTTGTCTCGCAGGCGAGGGCAGAATTCGGACGGCTCGACCAGATCGTCTCCAATGCTGGCCGGGCCCAGCGCGCCGTCTTCGGCGACCTGACGGAAGCGGATATCGCAAGCGCCTTTTCGGCGATGCCGCTCGCCTTCTTCCGTCTGGTCGATGCGGCGCTTGCCGATCTCCGGGCCTCGCCGGCGGGACGGGTCGTCGTCATGAGCTCTTTCGTTGCCCATGGTTTCGGCACGAACGGCATGCATTTCCCGGCTTCCGGTGCGGCCAAGGCGGCGCTGGAGGCGCTGGCGAAGTCACTGGCGGTGCAACTCGCGCCCGACGGCGTGACCGTCAATTGCGTCGCCCCCGGCTTCACCCGCAAGGACGGTGCCGGCCACGCCGCGACGTCCTCGGCCGGGATGGAGAGCGCTCGCGCCGTGACGCCGAACGGTCGCCTCGGCGAACCGGCGGACGTGGCCGCCGTCGTCGCCTTTCTGCTCTCTCCCGCTGCCGGCCACATGACTGGCCAGACCCTGCATGTCGACGGGGGGCTGCTTCTACCTTAGGGCTTGTTGCGATCCGGGATTCCGACGGAGGAGTGAATCGCTTTTTTCGGACAGACGTTCCGTCTAGGCGCGCGGCATGCCCGTGGGCCGTAGATGCCGGCGCAGCGCGGCGATGCGGAAGATGGCGTTTGCCGCGCCGTAGCCGCGATAGGAGCGGCGCTCCACGATCTCGAAGAAGAAGCCTTCCTGGTAGGTGGGGCTGTAGAGCTGGAAATATTCGCCGTGCTCGTCGCGATCGTAGAGAATGTTGTGTGCCTGTAGCCGTTCGGTAAGCGCCGGATCGAGGCCGAAGCGAGCCTCCAGGTCGTCATAGTAGTTCTGGGAGATTTCGAGCGCGACGAAGCCGTTTGCCGCGAGTGCATCCGCCGTCGCGAAGATGTCGTCGGTGGTGAAGGCGAGATGCTGGATACCGGAACCGAAGGTTTCGGCGATGAAGCGGCCGGCCACCGTGTTGCGGTTTTCGGCACCGTTCATGGTGATCCTGAGCGAACCCTCGCGGTTTTCGACCACTTGGCTGCGCACCAGGCCGGACGGATCGACGATGTCGACCATGGGTGTCTTCTCGGCCTCGAAGATCGAGGTGTAGAACAGGAGCCAGGTCAACAGCTCGTCATAGGCCATGGTCTGGGCGACGTGGTCGATGGTTCGCAGGCC from the Shinella zoogloeoides genome contains:
- a CDS encoding amidase; this translates as MSELETLPIRELAGLVADRALSAVEVTNHFLARMATLDGALAGFNLPTPEAARTAAAALDARLSSGDAAGPLAGVPLSVKDVADVSGLVSAGASASRAECRAQEDALAVARLRAADGILLGKANCHELAFGGPSFDLPFPPARNPWNPGCFPGGSSSGAGVTVAAGLCLGSLATDTAGSIRLPATLCGVVGLKPGRGVVPLEGIAALAPSMDHAGPVARTADDARILFDVMTGRAPTPAFTGDLKGRRIGIPPDDWGVGALMHADVRAGLEATLATARSEGAEIVRLDLPPLDAFHAPGTIIMMAEVAREHGAAVRAGWDRFGAIFRVRALVGEGISPDDYRMAERLRAVLTARLVAALAKVDALLVPGALSPAGPLADVDPFYFMKDPIPNIVANFTGLPALAFPAGLAADGMPVGVQIIGKPGTEHRLLDIAESFEHADPERFAARPPPGQA
- a CDS encoding ABC transporter substrate-binding protein, translated to MNRTAKHLTAGLFALLASTVLPAAAWAQSITIAIGSEPSTLDPQLRDDGGERQVNDNIYETLVARTPTGELTPGLAAEAPSQVDATTWQFKLRENVKFHNGEPLNADAVVASVARVIDPANKSEQMAYFGTIDRAEKVDDLTVNLITKGPDPILPSRMYWMKMIPPGYAKDGDLAGAPVGTGPYKFDSWNRGTDLKLVANAEYWGGEPQIDDVTYRFVTEPGTRLSGLMAGEFDVITNLLPEFTQQVPKFAAVPGLETSVFVLGTDNEVTKDPKVREALNLAIDRKAMVESLFMGYATIAKGAHINPAAFGFNEKLDNYAYDIEKARALIKEAGAEGKPLVVIGESGRWLKDREQIEAVAAYWAQTGLNVTTDIQEFSRYLDSLMGTGPRPDAIFIANSNELLDADREMSFIYHKDGAAASNSDAEMAGKIDAARVETDVAKRKALYDEVQQKGHDLNYTVPLFNLQDIYGMSERMDWKPRVDAKLMVSEMKVVE
- a CDS encoding ABC transporter permease produces the protein MLEFILRRLFQGFLVVFGVTATVFVVTRLAGDPVALMLPLSATDAQRAAFAHEIGLDQPIATQFLRFVGDIATLDFGNSLWQRRPAIEVVFERLPNTLMLIGAGLGGAVLLSIPLGAIAALRPGGVVDRLTMSVGLLGLAMPQFWLGLVAIMIFAVTLRWLPTSGMGSVAHLVLPAFTLMLTPLARFTMMVRAAMIDELNKPYVKTARAKGLGLARILRVHTLRNILVPFLSISGWELISTLSGYTVVVEAVFAWPGLGLTAVQAIQRGDLFLMQAIVFVIAFLIVLIGIALDILSKAVDPRIELN
- a CDS encoding ABC transporter permease gives rise to the protein MTAPASSASQSFAVPRGTLSELLHDKAAAIGLVFIVLIVFAALFAPLIAPYEPAAQSLTARLKPPVWMAKGSWEHILGTDNLGRDVFSRILWGARATLLIGAVTCLLAGTIGTVVGLFAGFLGGRTDSVLMRLVDIQVSFPGILLILLVVAVLGPGVWTLIAVLSVTNWMVYARLVRGIVSSTRQTPYVEAAEVIGCRPGRVIFRHILPNLVSPLLTLAILEFTNIVLAEAAVSFLGFGVQPPATSWGLDVASGRDYLFVAWWLVTFPGLAIVATVLSINLFANWLRVTTDPEEREKRFARAEAARRRRGRKGASA
- a CDS encoding ABC transporter ATP-binding protein; the protein is MSGPLLEIDDLHVDFDTRAGTVKALRGVSLSIAPGETLGIVGESGSGKSVTAQAVMGLIDVPGRISGGEVRWRGQSLVGRSVAKGARDIWGKDITMVFQNPMTSLNPLMTIGDQIAEVVEIHLGLSRKAARARAAELLAAVGIAGAARRLDQYPHEFSGGMRQRVMIAMGIACEPKLLVADEPTTALDVTIQAQILELLAELQEKMGLAIVLITHDLGIVAGLCHRVAVMYAGQIVETGPVDDIFEAPSHPYTQGLIRSTPGLEAAEKRLISIEGMPPGLLHPPSGCAFLPRCPIGDEGCRAPQALHPFGAGTVACRKAGEQAWRDA
- a CDS encoding ABC transporter ATP-binding protein, which gives rise to MTAGPILSVSGLSIDYELSAGSLFRNRLVVNAVNKVSFDIAPGETLGLVGESGSGKTTVGRAVLRRIPAADGSIMFDGRDITHLTGEALRRLRARMQIVLQDPYTSLNPRMRVADIVAEPLIVHGLAASAREARAVVADLLERVGLPREAAERYPHSFSGGQRQRIGIARALALKPALIVADEPVSALDVSVRAQVVNLMQDLQRDLGLSYLFIAHDLAVVRHISHRVAIMYAGRIVEMARRDAIYERPIHPYTQALLSAVPVANPKLQRERRRIVHPGESVDMVNPPSGCRFHPRCPLASDRCRQEEPPLTPKAGEHLVACWNSNP
- a CDS encoding sulfite exporter TauE/SafE family protein, which encodes MTDLLFSLPGLAAVIVLIVAGAVQGSTGFGFNMLAAPLLAVIEPAFVPGAMLTMAMVVSAGGMLREWNEVNRSDLTFALTGRLLAAGAAAFCLGLLSPAAFSAVFGFAVLFAVGLSLIGMRVETTRTTLFVAGAISGFMGTLTSIGAPPMAMVYQNAGGARMRATLNAFFVAGSIISIIALVVTGAYGFADLVLAATMLPFAFAGFLLSDWGRRLVDRGQVKTVVLVVSTASGIVLLARALPQGLFS
- a CDS encoding SDR family NAD(P)-dependent oxidoreductase → MTPSPSILITGAGSGIGAAIARAVAVPGARLLLHTGRNATGLEAIADEARSKGAVVVTALGDLGEKDTARRLVSQARAEFGRLDQIVSNAGRAQRAVFGDLTEADIASAFSAMPLAFFRLVDAALADLRASPAGRVVVMSSFVAHGFGTNGMHFPASGAAKAALEALAKSLAVQLAPDGVTVNCVAPGFTRKDGAGHAATSSAGMESARAVTPNGRLGEPADVAAVVAFLLSPAAGHMTGQTLHVDGGLLLP